One Mycobacterium pseudokansasii genomic region harbors:
- a CDS encoding serine/threonine-protein kinase, with product MSEPESVPDQPDEIAGYRIDRVLGRGGMSLVYLGWHSVLGQWAALKVLPLELAGNPEIRARFEREGQTTARLAHPNVVAIYARGETQDGQLWIAMQYVEGTTAEAALQAGSMTPVRALRVVNEVAEVLDYAHRCGIVHQDVKPSNILLGGRPDGRERVVLADFGAAEVVSATSEREPGGALVASFAYTAPEVITGETAIDGRADVYSLGCTFFRLLTGSVPFPGYSTAAAMAHAHVEQAAPKLSALLPWAPPALDEVMSKALAKRPADRYTTAGEFAAAATHALSPSPRPSPTTPLPPRVSVTPVPSSRPAHHPGSKRSMVLLGGAAVAVLVTVVLAWLAPSGHDDRTVRASPPPTTHTSAPSPRKILLPNGYPPGACNSQAPTNPSAEVIMSCGPNQDPGGPISGTYSLARDTQSLQDALAHVIATATTVVCPGNMQSPGPWRHLADPATPKGTLFCGIATDGRPLIAWTFDPDRFLAVVESAPTPDGAALNNLYAWWASHS from the coding sequence GTGAGCGAGCCTGAGTCGGTGCCCGACCAGCCCGATGAGATTGCCGGCTACCGTATCGACCGCGTCTTGGGTCGCGGCGGTATGAGCCTGGTGTACCTGGGGTGGCACTCCGTCTTGGGCCAGTGGGCGGCGCTCAAAGTGCTACCCCTGGAACTGGCTGGCAATCCCGAAATCCGCGCTCGCTTCGAGCGGGAGGGTCAGACCACCGCTCGGCTGGCACACCCGAACGTCGTGGCGATCTACGCTCGCGGCGAAACCCAGGACGGTCAGTTGTGGATCGCGATGCAGTACGTCGAGGGCACCACTGCCGAGGCCGCATTGCAGGCCGGTTCGATGACCCCTGTGCGTGCACTACGGGTGGTCAACGAGGTGGCCGAGGTACTGGACTACGCCCACAGGTGCGGGATCGTTCATCAGGACGTCAAGCCGTCGAACATCCTGCTGGGTGGGCGCCCGGATGGGCGGGAACGGGTCGTCCTCGCCGACTTTGGCGCAGCCGAGGTCGTATCGGCGACATCGGAGCGCGAGCCTGGAGGCGCTCTCGTTGCTAGTTTCGCCTACACCGCACCGGAGGTGATCACCGGCGAGACCGCCATCGACGGGCGCGCTGATGTGTATTCGCTTGGGTGCACGTTCTTTCGACTCCTGACCGGCTCAGTCCCGTTCCCTGGGTACTCCACTGCCGCGGCCATGGCCCACGCGCATGTGGAGCAAGCCGCTCCAAAGCTCTCAGCGCTCCTGCCCTGGGCTCCCCCGGCGCTCGACGAGGTCATGTCCAAGGCGCTCGCTAAACGTCCCGCGGATCGTTACACCACGGCCGGCGAGTTTGCCGCTGCGGCCACGCACGCCTTGAGCCCCTCCCCCCGTCCTTCACCGACCACCCCCCTGCCGCCGCGTGTATCAGTGACGCCGGTCCCGTCGAGCAGGCCAGCCCACCACCCTGGGTCCAAGCGGTCGATGGTCCTGCTGGGCGGTGCCGCGGTGGCAGTCCTCGTTACGGTGGTGCTGGCCTGGCTGGCGCCTTCCGGCCACGACGACCGCACGGTGAGGGCCAGCCCTCCCCCGACGACCCACACGTCAGCACCTTCACCACGAAAGATTTTGCTGCCCAATGGGTATCCGCCTGGCGCGTGCAACTCACAGGCTCCCACGAACCCAAGCGCAGAGGTCATCATGAGTTGCGGACCCAATCAAGATCCCGGTGGCCCGATCTCGGGGACCTACTCGTTGGCACGCGACACACAATCACTGCAGGACGCATTGGCACATGTCATCGCAACCGCAACAACTGTGGTGTGCCCAGGCAACATGCAGTCCCCTGGACCCTGGCGGCACCTCGCCGACCCGGCGACACCCAAAGGCACACTTTTCTGTGGCATCGCCACCGACGGACGACCACTGATCGCCTGGACCTTCGACCCCGACCGGTTTTTGGCCGTCGTGGAATCAGCACCGACCCCCGACGGGGCAGCGCTCAACAACCTCTACGCGTGGTGGGCGTCGCACTCTTAA
- a CDS encoding AbrB/MazE/SpoVT family DNA-binding domain-containing protein, whose amino-acid sequence MTFHGFVAVQARGVVALPADVRRRLHLDESGAQVEITEREDGVLELRPALPVPADQRWFWQDRWQQREKEVDEHVAAGRVTVHDGSESFMAHLDQLDDEARSDDAAAEVSPSP is encoded by the coding sequence ATGACATTTCATGGGTTCGTGGCGGTCCAGGCCCGAGGCGTCGTGGCGCTACCGGCGGACGTTCGGCGCCGACTGCATCTCGATGAGTCCGGCGCTCAGGTCGAGATCACCGAACGTGAAGACGGTGTCTTAGAGCTTCGGCCAGCCCTCCCGGTCCCCGCTGATCAGCGCTGGTTCTGGCAGGATCGCTGGCAGCAACGCGAAAAGGAAGTCGACGAGCACGTCGCGGCCGGACGTGTCACTGTTCACGACGGCAGCGAATCCTTTATGGCGCACCTGGATCAGCTCGACGACGAGGCCAGGTCAGACGACGCGGCGGCCGAGGTCTCGCCGTCGCCGTGA